The following nucleotide sequence is from Streptomyces brevispora.
CACCTCCGTCGGCAAGCCCGTCGAGGAGCTCGACTCCGCCAAGTCGTTCATCGCGAACTACAAGACGGCCGGATACAAGGACGCCTACGAGGCCTACGGCGGCGGCACCTACGACGCCACCTGGTCCATCATCGAGGCCGTCAAGATCGCCGTCGCCGCCAACAACGGCAAGCTCCCCGACGACGCCCGCGCCAAGGTCCTCGACGCCATGAGCAAGGTCAAGTTCGACGGCGTCACCGGCCCGGTCTCCTTCGACGAGTTCGGCGACACCACCAACACCATGATGACCGCCTACCAGGTCGACGGCGGAAAGTGGGCCTCCAAGCTCAGCGAGGCCTACAAGCCGTAACAAGCTCCCGGTCACGCACTGACTGACACCAGACCGCGCGGGAGCGCTACGAGCGCTCCCGCGCGGTGCCATATCCGAACCACTCCACGGAGGCCCTGCGGTGCACGAACTGCCGCAACAGCTGGCCAATGGACTCATCCTCGGCGCGATGTACGGACTCATCGCGATCGGTTACACGATGGTCTACGGAATCATCCAGCTCATCAACTTCGCCCACGGCGAGATCTTCATGATCGGAGGCTTCGGAGCTCTCACCGTGTACCTCTGGATGCCGGCCGGCGCCAACCTCCTCGCAATCATCCCCCTCATGATCATCGGCGGCGTCATCTGCTCCGTCGCCATCAGCACAGCCGCCGAACGCTTCGCCTACCGGCCCCTGCGGGGCGCCCCCCGACTGGCCCCCCTCATCACCGCCATCGGACTCTCCCTCGCCCTCCAGCAAGCCATCTGGAAGTGGTACCCCGACGCCAAGAAGGACCGCTCCTTCCCCCAGTTCAAGGGCGAAGCGATCGACATCTTCGGCGCCCACATCCAACGCGGCGACCTCTTCGTCCTCATCACCGCACCCATCTGCATGATCGCCCTCGGCCTCTTCGTCTCCAAGACCCGCGCCGGCCGCGGCATGCAGGCCACCAGCCAAGACCCCGACACCGCAAAACTCATGGGCATCAACACCGACCGCATCATCGTCATGGCCTTCGCCATCGGTGCCGCGTTCGCAGCCGTGGCCGCCGTCGCCTACGGGCTCAAAAACGGCCAGATCGGCTTCAAAATGGGCTTCATCATGGGCCTCAAAGCCTTCACCGCAGCCGTACTCGGCGGAATCGGCAACATCTACGGCGCCATGCTCGGCGGCGTCGTCCTCGGCATCGCCGAATCACTCGCCACCGGCTACATGAGCGACGTCCCCGGCATGGAACTCTTCGGCGGCGGCGCCTGGAAGGACGTATGGGCCTTCGTCCTCCTCATCATCGTCCTGCTGCTCCGCCCCCAAGGCCTGCTCGGCGAACGCGTCGCGGATCGGGCGTGATACGGATGACCACCAACCACACCACCACGCCCCCCGCCACCGCCCTGATCCCGATGCCCGCCCCCGCGGCCCGCATCGCCACCACGGCAGGCGCAGCC
It contains:
- a CDS encoding branched-chain amino acid ABC transporter permease produces the protein MHELPQQLANGLILGAMYGLIAIGYTMVYGIIQLINFAHGEIFMIGGFGALTVYLWMPAGANLLAIIPLMIIGGVICSVAISTAAERFAYRPLRGAPRLAPLITAIGLSLALQQAIWKWYPDAKKDRSFPQFKGEAIDIFGAHIQRGDLFVLITAPICMIALGLFVSKTRAGRGMQATSQDPDTAKLMGINTDRIIVMAFAIGAAFAAVAAVAYGLKNGQIGFKMGFIMGLKAFTAAVLGGIGNIYGAMLGGVVLGIAESLATGYMSDVPGMELFGGGAWKDVWAFVLLIIVLLLRPQGLLGERVADRA